AAgtatgaatattttgttagacaccattaactagcattaaactgagtaacgtttcttattatgtttacctccaccacaaatagtatctatgaactgtatgagttttgccactggccgttttaaaagcttattagcaagtaatatgttGCTAGGcaccattatattgtgttaaactgagcaacgtttcttactaagttaacctccaccacaaatagcatctatgaactgtatgagttttgccactggccgttttaaaagcttattagcaagtaatatgttGCTAGGcaccattatattgtgttaaactgagcaacgtttcttactaagttaacctccaccacaaatagcatctatgaactttatggcttttgccactgtccgttttaacaccttattagccattcgtgaatgacatggatacaataactactgtatcaatataggtgacaataatgGACATTTTCGTCAAGTAAAAatacaagagaatcgtgtagccagcaaggtttatGTTTATCCTGAACAGCTAATTAGCTATTTGGGAATGAcgtagatacagtatctatcaacataggtgacgataactagtgatcgccattcaaggcttcattcgcattattttagcagcaggatattatgctggcagagCTCAGATTtactttatcacaataaaacccataattgaaatgtataaggcaaaatagttaatctagtctgaaaaagaacagacaagaataacattggaacagacatcaaacataaaatgtacagactagattgttaactatattaacttatatagttcaatgaaaaataatctgagttagcactgctagcataatatcctgctgctacaaGAACGGTAATggagcctcgaatggccatcactaatgatAACTGacctttttgtcaagtgaaaagacgagagaatcgttaagccagcaaagtgtgtcaatcctgaacaaatcctaatatccaccagaaccgttttattttaggcttcctattacatagctatgtaaagttgtagccagcgaagttttttctgtcctgaacctcaggcataatgcgcTTTGACTGTTACAGGAGGCGAATGCGGGACATGTTGTTCCAGAACCcttgtctctaaccactacgctgtttaataaggggtagtcagtcagtcactcagtccataacagacattcgctctttctagccggctccgcttatgcggtccggcaaaaacacaCCAAAGTTGGTTACTATAACAAATAGCCTTATGTTAATTCAAAACCAAATGATTATTACTACAAACTTGAATACTGCTGTCACTACCACTACTATCTCACATCCAAAAATCAATCACACCAAAGTTACTccagaaaatataaatttctAGTTACCTAACAATAACGTCCATACTCATTCACAAGTTATATTTTCAGTGCTCAAAAGAAATCTTCAATTTGTAAATGGTATAAAAAGGCGTAAAGGAGCACCTTAGAAAGTACCCTGCCTCACCTTGACAAACTGTGTGATGATCCGCTGCGGACATCCACTTCCTCCCTTGGTTCTGAGCTGATGCCTCATTAGGTAGCCCATGGCTCGGATTCCACTAGTGGCTATGGGGATCTGGGTGGGAGATAAGATAGGTTAGTGTTTATCCAGAAAGTGGGAATAAGGAGTTTAAAAAGCCAATCCTTCTAGAGTACGGCTGAATGGAATGAGTAAACTCCGGGGAGGGTTACAGCCTTAGATGGGAACCAATGTTGTTGATTCGTACCCTGTCTGCAGTGGCACTGGCCAGGATGGCCTCCACTACAGTTGAACTGTACTCCTCCCCACACAGACTTTCAGGGGCAGACTTGACTGCAATGGCCAAAGCCATACTGCGACCGTGCCTCACCATCCAGTCCACACCGGAGATGTCAGCTATAAGAGAAGGGACCTCGTTACTACATCACACATATTTCCATGTAAAATGTTAGTCTCCTTACTAGAGTAAAGTTTGGGTTCTGCTAGAATGCATGTAGtattagcatgctagctaataCTGAAGAGTAGTGATTGCGTTAACCAGGAAACTGGACATACaagatattaaaatattatccAGATCTCAGGGGAGGTACATAAAGGGCTTAATTGTTTTAAGCCCTTTCCTTTTCCTGATTGAGAAATCATGTTTCATTTTTGAAAAGTGGATGCTTGTGGTACAGGGTGGCATGTGGTCTAAGATCTTACCCAGGATGTGCTGAAGCAACACACTTCTCAACTCCTCTTCAGACAGAAAGGCACACAGCTCTCCTACGCAACCAGCTGAGGACATGCGCGTAGCATcctacacacgcacagacaaaGACTTCAGATGGGGACGCCGTGAAACCACTTCCTGCTAGACTAGCGGAAGCCAAGTAGGAAGTCTGATCTGATGTGAAACTTAACAAGGCACCTGAAAGATCCTGTCACATGGATCCCAACATTTGCCAGATTCAGTACTTAAACCTGAAGACACACTAAGCCAGCGGGATCAACTGGAATTGTTCTGTCCTCAATTCTAATCATTACCACTAATAGAGAACCTGAGATGGAAGATCAGTTGTCAGACTAACACATCTGCTGCATTCATACATGCTCAAGTCAATGTAGCAGCTCATAGAAATACCTCATCATGACCCAGCATGCTCAGCAATGTGGTAGTGATGTTCTTCCTTATGGCCGGGTCAACCTTTGACCCTGCTCCCTGTATTACGAAACGTAAGGCTTGCAGCATGGTCTCTCTGAAACAAGAGAGCAGAACACTAGGCTCAGAGAGGGATGATTCAGTCAGAATGACTCTGTTTGGTTTTGTCAGTGTGAAAGACTTCTGGGTTTCCTACCTGACTCCGGAGTCCTCCGCTGTGCGGATAGCAGAGAGCTGCTCTGTAAACAGGGGATCCACCTTGCTGTGGATGGACACCAGTTGGCCCAGGGCCTCAGCCGCCCTCAGCCTGACTGCCCGGCTGGAGTCCTGCAGAGCCTTCAGGAAGGTGGTCTGGAGCTGTGGCAGGAAAGGCTTCAGGGCTATGCCCACCTGGAGAGAGGGCAGAGACGGGCAGGACCAGTTCAAATCACATTAAAAAGCATTTCCACAGGAAGGGACATTTGTTCTTCATTTCATTCAGTAACTTCATTAGTCCGACACCCTTTCAGCAGACACTGACCTTCGCCAGCAGCAGGGTGAGTGTCTCCAGCAGAGCCGTCTTCACGGTCCAGGCGAAGCGGTCCCCGAGGATACGGATGAGCGGTCCGGTGATGTTGACCACGGAGGGTCGTAGAGCCTCGGCGGAGGTCAGCTTAATGACTCCTCCCAGGGCTTTGGCCGCCTCCTCCTTCTGTTCCGGGCTGCCCGTCAACACCCCCTCCCTCAGCACTGGCAGAATGCAGGTCACCCCCTGGAGAAGAGAAATAACATCCATCAAAAGCCGTCCGCCATCCGCCCCCCGTCGGGGGCACAGCATAGGGTGATCAGGATTAGACACTCACCTTTTTGGGGAGACAGAACCCAGGCAGATGCTGACCCTTGACCTCTGAAGCCACTGACCGGATGTCTTTGTGTAAGTCGTCAATCATTGCCAGTTGACTGCCAGCGTCCAGTTTCTACACAAATTAAACAACAGTTTAACTCGGCACGGATACAAACCATGTTGCTTAACTAGTCTACCCATTTGCCTTTAGTGACCTAGCTGAATCAGTTCTGTGTCCAGTACCATAACACCTGCAGAATAAACCCTGACAATCTCCTTCCCTAACCCTTGCCTTGGTGATGGAGTTGATGGCGTCCCAGCTCTGCACCAGGACCTCGGGGTTGGAGTCGTTGAGCAGGCGGATGAGACCCGACAGGAGGCTGCGCGTGTGGGCACTGTAGTCCAGGCGGGTACGGGAGAAGTACCCGTTGAGGATGGTGGCGGCCGCCTGCCTGAGACCAGCGTCCGGTGACCTGGTGGCCTCCAGGAGGTCCTCGATGATGATACGCTGACCCACGTCGTCTTCCACGGAGAGGATCACAGCCTGGCAGCTGGCGAGCTCCTagagaggtcaggggttataCGATCATCACCAAGTGACACCTGGCGCTCTGTAAGAACTACGCTCATCGTTATCCATTGGAGACGAGTGCACAGACACCACTGCCTTGACTGCAATATAAACCGTCAACACGGACAATAAACCATCCTCTTGTAATCCTGAATAACGTACCTGTTGTCCCTCCTCTGTTCCAAGCTTGTCCTTGAGAGAGGAGTACAGGGCGGGCAGGATGACCCCTAGGTGtcgggtcagagcatctccagcCACGGCAGACAGGAAGGCCAGCACACGCGTGTTCACAGGAGGAGCAGTCAGCTGAAAGGAGGACAGCACTCACATTAAAATCACACTGTACGCTGAGCATCGGCATGGTACAGAAATCTAACGGTTGGTGGTCTGTTTAATGCCGGGATAGGTTACCTTGGGAACCAGGTAGGGCAGCACCGAGCGACTCTTCACCGCCATCACCTGTTTCAGACCGTCCAAAGCAAACTCGGCAGTCTCCTCGTCATCCTACATGGACAAACATTCATCAGACTTATTGGCAGACATGCTAGTTTGAAAAAGCATGAGGTGTCCAGGGGGCGTGAAGGGTGGTTTAGGAAGCCCTGCTATACAGAAGGATCACAatagtgtttatgtgtgtgaggGTTCGCCTGTAGCTTCCTGTCTCACCAGCTGTTTGAGCAGGGCAGGCAGGATGTCGTCCAGCGCCTGGTGGCCGATGGTGGCATGGAGCTGCTCGAAGGTTTTAGCTGCGGCTTCTCGTACCTCTTCCAGGGGGTCACAGAGTGCCTTCCGCACCGTGgggaccagggactccgagaaTATCAGCACCTGGTTACATAGACAAAGTCACATCACCTAGCAACAACCCAGATCTACCCGCTGCTGTGGATACGTCCTGTGGCTCTCAGGTGAACTGAGGGAGGACAGAGTGAGCAGGCCCAGTCTGAGGAGGTACTGACCGCGTCCCGGCTGGTGGACTTCATGATCTCACTCAGGCCGATGCACACGCCCTGCCTCTCATCACTCTTGTCTGAGCGCAGACCCTCCTCCAGGATGGGGATGATCTCCGGGAGGATCTTCTCTCCCAGTTTACGGACCAGGTCTCCAAGGGTCCTGGCAGCGATCTGGGAGCACAGGGGGAGGTCACGCTCCGAAGACACTCAGTTTCAGACAAAATGTGAAACACGAGACGAGAGGAAGTCCCATGTGCTAATTCCCCGGTAGTTACCGTTCTCTTGTCGGGGCAGTCGGAGGCCAGGAAGCCCAGCAGCAGACTGAAGAGGGTGGGCAGGATCTCCCGGAGGGTGCGTGGCGTGTTGGACACCACGATCTTCCACACGTGCAGGGAGGCCTGGCGCACCACCAGCTGGGTGTCAGAGCGGCCCATGTATAGGCCAGACAGGACGCGGTTACGCCTCTCTCCGCCCAGGGCCCCGATGATAGCCTGgggagagaaggatgagagCTCAGCCCAACGCCACTTTCTTTACGTCCCTTAGGCCATGCACCTCCACATAAACCACCGTCTCCACAGGAAAATCTGATATAGTTGTGTAAATACTTTGTTGGACTGCGCCGTGCCAAAGTTGTCGTCCTCGGAGGCGGTCTCGGTGGTCATCTTGCCGGAGACTCCGGAGATGTGGAAGAGCAGGTCTCCCAGCAGCTGCACAGAGCTGAACCTGTGGACCAGAGAGGACAGGGGGCTCAGTCATGTTATCGTCACGGCCAACAGACTGCATGACACCCAAACGGGGTAAGACGGATGACGGGTGGAGGTCCGACCTGATCCTCCAAAGGTCGTCAAACAGGCCCTGTTCCAGCTCGGGCAGCAGCAGGGCGATGGCGGTCTCGGCGTACATGCTGATGATGCGCTGGCCCGCTCGCAGAGCGGTGTCTCTCACATACTCGTTCTCATCGGCCAGAGCCTGAGGTGAAGAGCGGAGTGAGTGGCGCTCacaacagagaggaggagatcaGGGGTGAACGGAGGGCGCCCCCTACCTTGAGAATGCAGGGGATGATGGGGCCGACATAGGGGGTGAACCGATCCCCGAAGGTGAGGGGCAGGTAGATGAACATCATGATGTAGCCGTCGCGGACGTGGGAGGCGATGTCCACCTTGCTGGCGGTTTGCACCACGTCCGGCATCAGCTTGTCCAGCTTCTCCACCCCCAGGCCGGCCATCACCTCAGCCAGGCCTTGTGCAGCACCGGAGCGGTCCACGGAGCTCTGCTCGGACGCCAGGGTCTCCATGAGCCAGGGTAGGAGGTCGTCGAAGCAGGACTCGCCCATGCCCTTCACCATGGCGCCCAGGGCCTTGGCCGACACCGTACGCAcctgggagaggaagaggaggagcaccGTCAGGGAACCAAAACGCATCAACCGGGTGTTTGCTGAGCTTTTAGGAGCAGGCTCATACCTCAGGCACGGGGTCCAGCAAAGAGGCTTTGAGTCCAGGAATAACACTGGGCAGGTATGGAGACAAgtcctgcaacacacacacacgtcgaCCGTTAGGAACACGTTACAGAAGGGACGATTGTTCCGAGATCATCCAACAGTGACGTGTTGTACGCCTCAACCTCGGCACCGCGGGCTACCTTCTGGTCAGTGAGCGAATACATGTTGCCGATGATCTGAGCGGCCATCTTGCGGGTGTCAGTGGAGCGGTCCTGGAAGGCCCTCTGGACGATGGGCATGATGAGGGCCAAGGAGGGAGCGTCGATGAAGTGGACGAACTTGGTGTCCAACAGGGTCTGCAGGCAGTTCTGGGTCTTCCGGGAGGGTTCAGTGAGGGCATCcagcaggatgggggtgatggctGAGGGGTACGGGAACACTTGTTAACTATCCGAAAACCCCCATGGGTATTAACCGTGCAGCCGTACGTGATTATTCTGACGTAACCAGATGTTCTACGTTCTAAATGTCAAAGCGGGGCCCCTCACCCAGGATCTCAGGGTTGCGGATGACAGAGCCGATCTGTCGTAAGGCCTGCTGGCCGGCATTCTGCACTTTGACATGGGAGTCGGTCAGCACCTCGGTCAGCTTGGGCACGATGCTGGGCAGGCAGGAGGACAGCTGCTTAGGGGCACAGTAGGCCATGGCACCCAGGAGCTCCACAGAACCTGGAAGAGATGGGAtgggggagaggcagagaacAATTGGGAGCAGTGCAAAGGAAGGGATTTGATTAGTCTCTGGGGACTTCTGAATGCCTTCATCTGGGATAACATAGGACGGCTCCCTGAAAAGGCAcatgatgcagtgtgtgggccCTCACCCGCTTTGGTCCTCCAGGACTCCTCCTCCAGAGCCACCAGCAGGGAGGGCAGCACCAGCTTCACCCCGTGGGCACTCAGGTTCCTCATCACCGCCTTGGCACAGTCATCTGCCGCCTGGGACGCGGCACGGAGAGAGGTCAGGGCAGGCACAGGAAGTGAACGGGACAACTCTTAGGTGGAAATGTGGCGCTGGGTGAGAAGTGCGTAAGAAAGTGGAAGTGTGATGGGAAGCGGGAGTCCTGACCGACCTCTCTGACATACTGGTTCCCGTCCCcgaagcagaggaggaggtgaggaagcACATGGACCACGTAGGGCTCAAACAGCTTCCCCAGCATGTTACACAGCATCTCAAAGGCAAACAAAGCCCCTGGAAAAGACAAGACagtcagaaaaacacaaactaaACCATCGCCGAAACCAAGCAAACAGCGATGAGGTGCTGACCCTCTCTGCGTCTGAAGTTCTTCTTGTCCTGGATGGCGTCGGTCAACGTGCTCATGATGTCCTGCTGCTTCAGGGCCAGGATGCCCAGGCCTTTGACCAGGCCGGCCAGGCCGTAGGCAGCACCCTTCCTCTCGGCATACTTGTCACTCtccaggaggagctggaggagcttCCTCGCCATTCCCCCAGCATCCTCCTTTATGGCAGGGACCAAGGGGGGTAGACAGCTGGCGACGGACTCCTGGACCTGGGAGAGGGAGGAACGACACCGATAGGGCCACGTTTAGCACCTGCTGAGGCCCACCTGTCAGAGTGAAAGGTCACTGCCTATGTTAAAGAAGCCTGGATGAAAAGTATGGAGAACAATCACAGGGTTCCAGTACCTGCTgtgagggggtggagagagctGTGATGAGCTTGGCCACGATGGGTTTGACCTTAGGGTCACTCTTGTCCAGATGTTTAGCCAGAGATCCCATTAGGATGACCACACTCTGGCGGACCGAGTCGTAGCTGGCGTCCTGGGGGGCGTCCTTTAGAAACTCCTCAAACACCGGGAGCAGGGAGCTCACGTTTTCCTAGAACACAACAGACGATGTGGTGCTTAAAGGCCACAAAAACGGTAGGAGTCCATTGAGAAAGAAGCCATAGCACGGGGTGACAGGAGCTCAGCGTGTTAGCATggaggagacagacagtgggGGTACCTTTCCATGTGTGTTGAGGGCAGAGAGGGCAGCATCCAGCATGCAGCGCCGCACCTCAGGGTGACGGTCATTCAGGGCGTCAGGAACAAAGAACAGGAAGAGAGGGGTGACCTGGGGCTCATCCAGATACTGAGACAGCTTGTTCAGAGCCAGGGCGATGCCACACCTGAAGACACCCACACAAAACCATCATCGTTATTACCTTCAGTTTACAGTGGAACGAGCATGTTACTGTGTGTAGAGGCGGAGTGGGGTGTTACCTGGCTTCCCATTGGTCAGGTGCTTGTTCCGAGATGACACGCCCTAAAGCATCCAGGACAGGAGGGGGTCTCTGTGGAAACCGTTTCACATCAGGTCATTGCGGGTCTTGTAAGGATTAACAATCAGATGAACTAATAAACTCATTTAAATGAATGGAGTTGGACTCTCATGTCAAAGGGTCTGAAAATGGGTCTTCAAATCAGTTTTATTTCCAGTTGGCACAAATTTCTATAAAcgtgttttggttttgttataaTGGGGTAGTGAGTAGATTGCTAGCAGGAAAAAAATTCTATAATAGTAATTATAgtccaaaacacaaaatgtggggtctgaatattttctgaagGCAATGTAACTGGTCATGTTCATGTAGCCCATTAGCCCATACAGCTGTTAGAAGGATGGTTGCCATAATGGAGAACAGTGAATTAGTAAAGCACCATGTGTGCATACATTTACCAATTCTTTCACCATTTGGCTACAACTAGCTGTTCGAGGTACCAATTTTCCTACCAGTGCAAATATAATAAGATAAATGAGAACCTCAATCTCAACTAAAAGAATGAATAGTTTTTCATTCAAATGATCGTGACTGGAAGCCTGTTGGTAACCCAAGGCAGGAGGGACACAGATGACTCACGTAGAGTTTCTCATGGTAGAGCTCATTGAGCTGGCCCAGGACGGTAGGGGCCTGGTCCCGGTACTGATTGATTGCGCTGGACAAGGCCTCCGCCCCGGCAGAACGCACAGCCTCCTCATGGTGGGTCACATCCCCAATGAGCAGACAGCACAGCTCAGGAACCAGCTCCAGGCACAGAGCATCCCACAGCCTGGGGGAAGGGAAGAGGGTTGAGTCAGCAGCCGAGCGACGGGACCCGAGGGAACGTTACGCAACGGGTCAGGGAGAGGGGCCCACTCACCTCTTAGCCAGGGTCCTGCCCTCCTCCTCCACGTCAAACCTGGACACCCACAGCCGACGGAGGACACTCAGGCCACTGGGATCGGTGCTTTCTGTAGGCAGAGCCATTTCCATCTCCAACAGTCCCTGGACGgagagagacatgcagacacacagagaggaggTTAACACACATCCAACGGTTCAGCGCAAGGCACAGACCACTAACACGCCTGCCCGTCTCACCCGGAGAGCAGCGTCTCTGACAGAGAAGCAGGGGGAGAGCAGAGCCTCCAGCAGGACGTCGATCTCATTCTGATCCGCCAGAGCACAGCCCTTCTCTCCTCCCGCGCTGGCACACACTGCCGTCAGACACTGGGAGGCCAgcacctggagaacacacacacacacacacacacacacacacacacacacaggtatgtatggctataaaatacaaattgcatgctccctttcCCTAAAATCTTAAACCTAAAGCTTGCCCAAACCCTAatgtaaccctaaaccttacctcaataaagtaaaatatatgcctaaactttacctagatgtaatgcctaaccttaaccaacaaggactggaccttaaagaaaccccaattctcaaactccaaaatgaattgtaagtttgaccctaaaccctgagccagatATAGACTTACCTCATGGGGACtggcaaaaggtccccatgagtcaaATGATTCTGgctttactatactcatgggaaCATTTGGACCCCTTGAGTATAGTTAGAACTAAAAAACATGCAAGCACGCACACAGTACATTTGAGTGACAACTTGACTGGTTAGGGCTAGTGTGTAAATGCAGTGGAAGAAaaggtgtgtgtacctgtagTCTGGGTGAAGCAGTGGCGATGACTCTGGTCAGGAGTAGAAGAATACTGTGACGAGGTAACAGCTCAGGACCATTCTTAAATACAAGACACACAGGAGCAGGGAAAGGCATATGATGGCCGACCATAAAAAAACGACAAGAACATAAATAACAGATGAAATGTCCCGTATCTCTGAAAGATGATCAACTCTTACCTCATCGATGAGTACATCTGTGGTGTCGACCTCGGCACGGAGTTGAGCGTGCACATTGATGACCTGCAGTGCACGGACCATCATGTTCTCAGTGTCGTCAGTGCTGTCGGAGGAGTTCCTGAGGATGATG
This portion of the Esox lucius isolate fEsoLuc1 chromosome 13, fEsoLuc1.pri, whole genome shotgun sequence genome encodes:
- the gcn1 gene encoding eIF-2-alpha kinase activator GCN1 isoform X2: MHLEVSDALKRFAVKVTTASVRERREILGELEVCISGKELPEPAIKGLCKLFCLTPHRYRDAASRRALLSVISLLAKSQPDILATSLLHCLLNCGVISKNGAPSKSTGSAAFSGLSWTCLLVRSVFSTPEKREGPVWKKMVEVQSLLLAEVVGGAQATALKSTLKNLSHLWKENPGLADQYISTLLSLEQNSSSLVLLAVCLDFCTTHKDIATVEKHKSALLDLYVKTVLMSKTRPHQHILEKSGSLLRHVSHSEFRDLVLPAVQKAMLRSPENALQTVSCLLASVTLDLSQYAMDIGKGIASQLKANNPQLMEQAVQAMQNLVQQCSDPSAVQDVVTHLFSILGGSEGKLTVVAQKITVLSGIGSCSHHAASGTSSQTLSSAVAVLFIPYLQQEVHEGTLVHAVSVLSQWTGRLTVEVPKALLDWLKKAFTLKASTSAVRHAYLQAMLGAFKGDTLGQASDLVPLLLQTVEKAATQNSQLSLLSEAVAAAVLLSRLSLLQNQTEAKYAGFWTLILDEKKPLFTTEKFLCQASEEALCTVIQLCERLFLDQSHRLTNGKSQMYHRATVAVLLSRSWRVRKRAQQTVRKLLSSLGGSSLAHGLLGELRVVINKHKVLPQEVLLAESGELSEAGKAYTPPRILLEALNVVCSVAAQWNDPTEADKMAMEMIIVSHHPSIVEARPGIWPQLLSSMNINANEFIDKNLNDILPRLLEANADNEAVRNAVGALSGLSPVKLLPRVMGNVTQSLSNSALLQVTRQEYAIMLTPEGELYDKSIIQSAQQESTKKANMKRENKAYSYKEQIIELELQEEIKRKKGIKDEVQLTSKQKEMMQAQLEKESSIRKRLQGLDMELQSAVGLLDALLIQKPPHISWHLPGVLQALLPLLHSPLAAPRVHQTFLAIGTCLMPTELRYLAVLVGQVTLRLMKPECNLDPAWGQEDLDTATQRTVGLLHMHTVPHREARTGDMAPLSAPAFSFCFPLLNIILRNSSDSTDDTENMMVRALQVINVHAQLRAEVDTTDVLIDENGPELLPRHSILLLLTRVIATASPRLQVLASQCLTAVCASAGGEKGCALADQNEIDVLLEALLSPCFSVRDAALRGLLEMEMALPTESTDPSGLSVLRRLWVSRFDVEEEGRTLAKRLWDALCLELVPELCCLLIGDVTHHEEAVRSAGAEALSSAINQYRDQAPTVLGQLNELYHEKLYRPPPVLDALGRVISEQAPDQWEARCGIALALNKLSQYLDEPQVTPLFLFFVPDALNDRHPEVRRCMLDAALSALNTHGKENVSSLLPVFEEFLKDAPQDASYDSVRQSVVILMGSLAKHLDKSDPKVKPIVAKLITALSTPSQQVQESVASCLPPLVPAIKEDAGGMARKLLQLLLESDKYAERKGAAYGLAGLVKGLGILALKQQDIMSTLTDAIQDKKNFRRREGALFAFEMLCNMLGKLFEPYVVHVLPHLLLCFGDGNQYVREAADDCAKAVMRNLSAHGVKLVLPSLLVALEEESWRTKAGSVELLGAMAYCAPKQLSSCLPSIVPKLTEVLTDSHVKVQNAGQQALRQIGSVIRNPEILAITPILLDALTEPSRKTQNCLQTLLDTKFVHFIDAPSLALIMPIVQRAFQDRSTDTRKMAAQIIGNMYSLTDQKDLSPYLPSVIPGLKASLLDPVPEVRTVSAKALGAMVKGMGESCFDDLLPWLMETLASEQSSVDRSGAAQGLAEVMAGLGVEKLDKLMPDVVQTASKVDIASHVRDGYIMMFIYLPLTFGDRFTPYVGPIIPCILKALADENEYVRDTALRAGQRIISMYAETAIALLLPELEQGLFDDLWRIRFSSVQLLGDLLFHISGVSGKMTTETASEDDNFGTAQSNKAIIGALGGERRNRVLSGLYMGRSDTQLVVRQASLHVWKIVVSNTPRTLREILPTLFSLLLGFLASDCPDKRTIAARTLGDLVRKLGEKILPEIIPILEEGLRSDKSDERQGVCIGLSEIMKSTSRDAVLIFSESLVPTVRKALCDPLEEVREAAAKTFEQLHATIGHQALDDILPALLKQLDDEETAEFALDGLKQVMAVKSRSVLPYLVPKLTAPPVNTRVLAFLSAVAGDALTRHLGVILPALYSSLKDKLGTEEGQQELASCQAVILSVEDDVGQRIIIEDLLEATRSPDAGLRQAAATILNGYFSRTRLDYSAHTRSLLSGLIRLLNDSNPEVLVQSWDAINSITKKLDAGSQLAMIDDLHKDIRSVASEVKGQHLPGFCLPKKGVTCILPVLREGVLTGSPEQKEEAAKALGGVIKLTSAEALRPSVVNITGPLIRILGDRFAWTVKTALLETLTLLLAKVGIALKPFLPQLQTTFLKALQDSSRAVRLRAAEALGQLVSIHSKVDPLFTEQLSAIRTAEDSGVRETMLQALRFVIQGAGSKVDPAIRKNITTTLLSMLGHDEDATRMSSAGCVGELCAFLSEEELRSVLLQHILADISGVDWMVRHGRSMALAIAVKSAPESLCGEEYSSTVVEAILASATADRIPIATSGIRAMGYLMRHQLRTKGGSGCPQRIITQFVKCLQNQSSDIRLVSERVLWWVFKEETTPSLEPTLIKPLVKSLLDNTKDKNTSVRAQSEHTIISLLRLRQGEETMQSVSAILDSASNDLLSDCHRRSLKKISSLPDSNEEIDDTILT